The Methanococcoides methylutens genome segment GTCAGCTTCCATTAAGGGAAGTCCGACATTGATGGAATTCCGGAAAAAGATGCGCCCGAATGATTTCGCGACGACACAGGAGACCCCTGCATACTTAAGGGCAAGAGCTGCCTGCTCCCTTGAGGAACCACAGCCAAAGTTGTTCCCGCCGACCACGACGTCGCCCTTCTCGACCTTTTTAGAAAAATCAGGGTCAATGCCTTCCATCGCATGGTTAGCAAATACCTGCATATCAGTGGTTCGGAGATATTTTCCCGGAATGATAACATCCGTGTCAATATCATCGCCAAAAATCCATGCCTTTCCTTTGATCTTACTTTCCAATGTTGTCACCTGTGATGTAGGTTTTACATGATAATATTTG includes the following:
- a CDS encoding LeuD/DmdB family oxidoreductase small subunit, with the protein product MESKIKGKAWIFGDDIDTDVIIPGKYLRTTDMQVFANHAMEGIDPDFSKKVEKGDVVVGGNNFGCGSSREQAALALKYAGVSCVVAKSFGRIFFRNSINVGLPLMEADIECQEGDTVEVDLLEGNVSVNGKDFKGNKLPDFLLEILTDGGLVAHRKALQEKDK